The Epinephelus lanceolatus isolate andai-2023 chromosome 21, ASM4190304v1, whole genome shotgun sequence genome has a segment encoding these proteins:
- the lrrc45 gene encoding leucine-rich repeat-containing protein 45 isoform X2 has protein sequence MEDFRRTYLRLCKEGGVEPQESIVAQLQESRAAQGSRLDLRGQSLSVDTCSVLARSFQKDTAFTEVLLSDCMLSEEGAKVLLTGLFGNTTVKVLDLKGNNLRSTGAEVLGKLLARNKTLQRLVLEWNALGVWDEAFLLFCEGLASNTVLTQLDLRNNQINHHGASELALALKRNATLQVLDLRWNNIGLLGGRSLLEALQKNKSIVKLEMAGNNIPSDTLKALEQTTGHNSDIQSTLRESRSRTQVLSKEIQTLKEEKGRQFLTLMETIDRQREEMGRSSGSTSIQIGQLQEALNERKSAVNSLTAKLQMTEAALALSEQKNNNLRELLTRVKAEKEEQRERQSRERKKEQEESAHREGRLLREIQNLTETNSQLVTKLEEMERRCKSQQQQIFELKQELTNSTAELKLQLAQAEDRLEIEKRRSKQALQDMDSLRLKEVEHVNRHLEESERALQERIFKLEGQRIQLEEELSKAKAACVTERAQAEEEMGRVRAQVRQEEQEHVSSLEEKLRSVCTCLQEVQFHCSQQKQTISELQAKNSQQSIEML, from the exons ATGGAGGATTTCAGGCGGACGTACCTGCGTTTGTGTAAGGAGGGAGGTGTGGAGCCTCAGGAGAGCATTGTGGCTCAGCTCCAGGAGAGCAGGGCGGCTCAGGGCTCCAGACTGGACCTGAGGGGACAGAGCCTGTCTGTAGATACCTGCTCTGTGCTGGCCAGAAGCTTCCAAAAAGATACCGCCTTTACAGAGGTGCTACTTAGTGACTGCATGCTCAGCGAGGAAG GTGCCAAAGTACTTCTGACTGGACTGTTCGGCAACACAACTGTGAAAGTCCTGGATCTGAAG GGGAATAACCTGAGATCTACAGGAGCTGAGGTGTTGGGAAAGCTGTTGGCACGTAACAAGACTCTGCAGAG GCTAGTGTTGGAGTGGAACGCTTTGGGAGTGTGGGATGAAGCCTTCTTACTCTTTTGTGAGGGACTGGCCTCCAACACTGTGCTGACACAGCTGGACCTACGCAACAATCAGATCAACCACCACGGAGCGTCTGAGCTGGCACTGGCACTTAAACGCAACGCCACTTTGCAAGTGCTAG ATCTGAGGTGGAACAACATTGGTCTGCTGGGTGGCAGGTCCCTGCTGGAGGCTCTTCAGAAGAACAAGAGCATAGTGAAGCTGGAGATGGCAGGGAACAACATACCTAGTGACACACTCAAAGCACTTg AGCAGACCACCGGGCACAACTCAGACATACAGTCCACCCTGAGAGAGAGCCGCAGCAGGACTCAGGTCCTTAGCAAGGAGATCCAGACGCTAAAGGAGGAGAAGGGCCGGCAG TTTCTAACCTTGATGGAAACCATAGACAGGCAGAGGGAGGAGATGGGACGCTCCAGCGG GTCCACCTCCATTCAGATAGGCCAACTTCAGGAAGCTCTCAATGAGAGGAAGTCAGCTGTCAACTCTCTCACTGCCAA ACTACAGATGACAGAGGCTGCCCTGGCCCTCTCtgagcagaaaaacaacaacctgaGAGAGTTGCTGACACGAGTGAAGGCTGAGAAAGAAGAACAGAGGGAAcgacagagcagagagaggaagaaggagcAAGAG gaAAGCGCACACAGAGAGGGCAGACTCCTCCGAGAGATCCAAAACCTGACAGAAACCAACAGCCAACTTGTGACTAAA TTGGAGGAGATGGAGCGCAGGTGTaagtctcagcagcagcagatcttTGAGCTGAAGCAGGAGCTGACCAACAGCACGGCAGAGCTCAAGCTGCAGCTAGCACAGGCTGAAG ACCGTCTGGAAATAGAGAAGCGAAGGTCCAAGCAGGCTCTGCAGGACATGGACAGTCTCCGCCTGAAGGAG GTGGAGCATGTTAATCGACATCTAGAAGAGAGTGAGAGGGCTCTGCAGGAGCGCATCTTCAAGCTGGAGGGACAGCGGATACAACTGGAGGAG GAGCTGAGTAAAGCCAAAGCAgcgtgtgtgacagagagggcccaggcagaggaggagatgggAAGAGTGCGAGCTCAAGTGCGTCAGGAGGAG CAGGAGCACGTGTCATCCTTGGAGGAGAAGCTTCGCTCTGTGTGTACCTGCCTACAGGAGGTCCAGTTCCATTGCTCCCAGCAGAAACAAACCATCTCTGAGCTGCAGGCCAAGAACAGCCAGCAGAGCATCGAGATGCtttga
- the lrrc45 gene encoding leucine-rich repeat-containing protein 45 isoform X1 produces MEDFRRTYLRLCKEGGVEPQESIVAQLQESRAAQGSRLDLRGQSLSVDTCSVLARSFQKDTAFTEVLLSDCMLSEEGAKVLLTGLFGNTTVKVLDLKGNNLRSTGAEVLGKLLARNKTLQRLVLEWNALGVWDEAFLLFCEGLASNTVLTQLDLRNNQINHHGASELALALKRNATLQVLDLRWNNIGLLGGRSLLEALQKNKSIVKLEMAGNNIPSDTLKALEQTTGHNSDIQSTLRESRSRTQVLSKEIQTLKEEKGRQFLTLMETIDRQREEMGRSSGSTSIQIGQLQEALNERKSAVNSLTAKLQMTEAALALSEQKNNNLRELLTRVKAEKEEQRERQSRERKKEQEESAHREGRLLREIQNLTETNSQLVTKLEEMERRCKSQQQQIFELKQELTNSTAELKLQLAQAEDRLEIEKRRSKQALQDMDSLRLKEVEHVNRHLEESERALQERIFKLEGQRIQLEEELSKAKAACVTERAQAEEEMGRVRAQVRQEEQEHVSSLEEKLRSVRTCLQEVQFHCSQQKQTISELQAKNSQQSIEINGMRRRTEELQQELSAKDQEKVAEISRVRVELQEQIGHLQAERTAQGGLKEKISALEREIKVLSSNHREVLLDKESEMSSMLEKLRLKEAEIQRMREDEANRASYLQSAILTYVQGSPLGHYSSPKK; encoded by the exons ATGGAGGATTTCAGGCGGACGTACCTGCGTTTGTGTAAGGAGGGAGGTGTGGAGCCTCAGGAGAGCATTGTGGCTCAGCTCCAGGAGAGCAGGGCGGCTCAGGGCTCCAGACTGGACCTGAGGGGACAGAGCCTGTCTGTAGATACCTGCTCTGTGCTGGCCAGAAGCTTCCAAAAAGATACCGCCTTTACAGAGGTGCTACTTAGTGACTGCATGCTCAGCGAGGAAG GTGCCAAAGTACTTCTGACTGGACTGTTCGGCAACACAACTGTGAAAGTCCTGGATCTGAAG GGGAATAACCTGAGATCTACAGGAGCTGAGGTGTTGGGAAAGCTGTTGGCACGTAACAAGACTCTGCAGAG GCTAGTGTTGGAGTGGAACGCTTTGGGAGTGTGGGATGAAGCCTTCTTACTCTTTTGTGAGGGACTGGCCTCCAACACTGTGCTGACACAGCTGGACCTACGCAACAATCAGATCAACCACCACGGAGCGTCTGAGCTGGCACTGGCACTTAAACGCAACGCCACTTTGCAAGTGCTAG ATCTGAGGTGGAACAACATTGGTCTGCTGGGTGGCAGGTCCCTGCTGGAGGCTCTTCAGAAGAACAAGAGCATAGTGAAGCTGGAGATGGCAGGGAACAACATACCTAGTGACACACTCAAAGCACTTg AGCAGACCACCGGGCACAACTCAGACATACAGTCCACCCTGAGAGAGAGCCGCAGCAGGACTCAGGTCCTTAGCAAGGAGATCCAGACGCTAAAGGAGGAGAAGGGCCGGCAG TTTCTAACCTTGATGGAAACCATAGACAGGCAGAGGGAGGAGATGGGACGCTCCAGCGG GTCCACCTCCATTCAGATAGGCCAACTTCAGGAAGCTCTCAATGAGAGGAAGTCAGCTGTCAACTCTCTCACTGCCAA ACTACAGATGACAGAGGCTGCCCTGGCCCTCTCtgagcagaaaaacaacaacctgaGAGAGTTGCTGACACGAGTGAAGGCTGAGAAAGAAGAACAGAGGGAAcgacagagcagagagaggaagaaggagcAAGAG gaAAGCGCACACAGAGAGGGCAGACTCCTCCGAGAGATCCAAAACCTGACAGAAACCAACAGCCAACTTGTGACTAAA TTGGAGGAGATGGAGCGCAGGTGTaagtctcagcagcagcagatcttTGAGCTGAAGCAGGAGCTGACCAACAGCACGGCAGAGCTCAAGCTGCAGCTAGCACAGGCTGAAG ACCGTCTGGAAATAGAGAAGCGAAGGTCCAAGCAGGCTCTGCAGGACATGGACAGTCTCCGCCTGAAGGAG GTGGAGCATGTTAATCGACATCTAGAAGAGAGTGAGAGGGCTCTGCAGGAGCGCATCTTCAAGCTGGAGGGACAGCGGATACAACTGGAGGAG GAGCTGAGTAAAGCCAAAGCAgcgtgtgtgacagagagggcccaggcagaggaggagatgggAAGAGTGCGAGCTCAAGTGCGTCAGGAGGAG CAGGAGCACGTGTCATCCTTGGAGGAGAAGCTTCGCTCTGTGCGTACCTGCCTACAGGAGGTCCAGTTCCATTGCTCCCAGCAGAAACAAACCATCTCTGAGCTGCAGGCCAAGAACAGCCAGCAGAGCATCGAGATCAACGGAATGAGGCGTAGGACGGAGGAACTCCAGCAG GAGCTGTCGGCTAAGGACCAGGAGAAGGTGGCTGAAATAAGCAGGGTTAGGGTGGAGCTGCAGGAGCAGATCGGACATTTACAGGCAGAGAGAACAGCACAGGGAGGACTCAAAGAGAAGATCAGTGCTCTGGAGAGAGAGATTAAAG TACTTAGCAGTAACCACAGGGAGGTGCTCCTCGACAAAGAGAGTGAGATGTCTTCCATGCTGGAGAAGCTGCGGCTGAAGGAGGCGGAGATCCAGAGGATGAGGGAAGACGAAGCCAACAGAGCCAGCTACCTGCAGAGCGCCATCCTCACCTACGTTCAGGGCTCACCTCTGGGACACTACAGTAGCCCCAAAAAATGA